GAAACCCTCGATGATTCAGCGGGGGAAGCCTTCGACAAGGTGTCCAGGCTCCTTGGTTTGGGTTATCCCGGTGGGCCCGTCATCGACGAAGTTGCAAAGAAAGGTGATCCGAAAAAGTACAACTTTCCACGTCCCATGCTGGATGAACCGAATTACGATTTCAGCTTTGCGGGGTTGAAAACTGCCGTTCTTTATTTTCTAAGAAGGGAAAAGGATTACAGAATAGAGGACGTGGCGGCTTCCTTTCAGGAAGCGGTCATTGATATCTTGGTTGAAAAAACGTTCAGATTTGCGAGAAACCTCGGAATAAGGAAGATCGCTTTCGTGGGAGGAGTGGCCGCAAATTCCAGGTTGAGAGAAAAGGTACACGAGAGAGCGGGTAAGTGGCGTTATGAGGTGTTCTTTCCTCCTCTTTCACTCTGCACGGACAACGCCCTGATGGTGGCCAGGGCGGGTTATGAAAAAGCTAAAAGGGGGATCTTCTCCCCCTTGGATTTGAACGCGGATCCGAACCTGAACGTTTAATCTTTCTTTTCGGAGGAAGTGGCCGTTTCTTTTTTCCTTTCACTTTTCCTTGAGTCCGTGGTGTAGAAGCCACTTCCTTTGAATATAATGCCTACTCTTCCTATCGTCCTCTTCATTCTGGCACCACACTCCTCACAGATGACCTTAGGCGATTCGTTTATTCCATGAATGATCGTTGTTTCGTATCCACACTCCTCACACACGTACCTGTACATTGGCACGTTTTTCACCTCCTCTGGATATGTTTTTTCTGTCCCGATAAAAAAATGGTCGGGGCGACTGGACTTGAACCAGCGACCTCCTGCTCCCAAGGCAGGCGCGCTAGCCACCTGCGCTACGCCCCGAACCAATTTAAATGATACCATCGAGTTGTTTCTGATTCAACTGGTTTACTCCTTTTTCTTCTTGAGGTAGAACGAGAAAATCAGGTTCAGGATTCCAAAAATGATGCCGTTCGTGATGGCAGCACCCTTCGAGCCTGTTATTCCGGGTATGAACGCGGAAATGATGAGCCAGATCCCTGAGAGCAAAACGATCCACGCTGCAATTTTGACGTCTTTCAGACTCACTGCCCCCGTGATCAAGAAGATAATACCCACTATCAGGAAATTTGCCAGATTTGCTCCCTTGGATCCCGAAATACCCGGAATCAGGACAGAAACGATCAACCAGATGGCCAGGATAAGGATAATCCATCCCTTTGCGCTCATGGAGCATCACCTCCTCAAATTAATATTCTAACACCATCAGTTTGCTTCATTGATTAAAGTTTTGTAAAGAAGGCGAGAAAGGTCGGCAAGGGAAAGATGATATAAATAAATATAAGTTAAGTGCTTTCAGCGGAGGGGATTCTATGAAAAGGGTCCTAATAGTCGATGACAGCAAGTTCTGGAGACTGGTGGTATCTGATATTGTGAGAAAGATCGAAAAAGATGTGGAGACCATCCTCGCGGAGAATGGAATGGAAGGTCTTCAGAAGGCATTGAAGCAGAGGCCGGATTACTTCATCATCGATTACAACATGCCTGATTTTTCCGGAATCTATCTTTCCGTTGTCTTGAGAGAATGCGAGATGTTCAGAAACTCTGGAATAGCGATTCTGACGGGATCTTCTGATACGGTGAACCAGTTCTGGGCAGAAAGAAGCGGGGCTAACGTCTTCATCGATAAGGGGAAAAAGGAGGAAATCGAAAGTAGCCTGAAGGCTTTCCTGAAGCAGCCTTACAGATCGGACAAAGGTTGTGAGTTGGAAGAAATCGGAAACGTTTTTCAAATAGTTGAGAACAGACTGAAGAGAGAGATGTTGGAAAAAGAGATCCTATCGTACCTGAGGTTCACCAGGGATGAAAGATACGTTGTCTCGTTGCTGGGGATCCTTTTCAGATACTTTTCCGGGTTCAGTGCGTTCAGGGTGCTTCTTCTCTCAACAAGCGAAGGAAGAGTTTATTCTCTTGGAAAACCTGCGAAAAAAGAACTTTTGAGGGGTTATCTTCTTTCTAAGATGGAAAGGCCAATCTCTCCCTCCTTCTGGTCGTTTCATGGGGTGTTCAGTGAAGAAGGAGTTCCTTCTGAGAACAGCTATCATTTTGTTGTGAAAGATGGGAATTCAGAGCTCGGTGTGATTCTCTTTGAAGATGTGGAAAATCAGTATCTCTTGAATCTTGCTTTGAGAAATTCAACTTCCAGCTTAAGCGTCTTATTTCGGAACCTAAATGACTTTCGGGACTACATGGTCGCCTCGGAGACGGATTCTCTTACCCAGCTGTTGAACAAAAGAGTCATCATGAAGTTCCTCGAGGAGTCTCTCAGAAACAAAAGGAAGATAGCCGTTGCGATGCTGGACATCGATGATTTCAAGAGGATAAACGATACGTTTGGACATCCCACTGGTGATGAGGTATTGAGGGTGATTGGTGGGATGATGAGGGAAATTGTTTCGGCTGGCAAGGTTGGAAGGTACGGTGGAGAAGAGTTTATGATAGTGTTTGAAACTGACGATCACGATCTGGTTGAAAACACTATGAACAGAATTATGAAAGAGGTTCGAAACTTCGACTGGAAAAAGATTTTCAGCGTGGAAAAGAGAGTTACACTGAGCGGTGGAGTGGCTTTTTCTAGAGAGAATTCGTCTCCCGCCGAGTTGGTAGAAGAGGCCGATAGAAAGCTCTACGAAGCCAAGCGTTCTGGAAAGGATCGCTTTGTGATATAATAACTGAAAAACACAGAGGGTGGGTAACATGCACGTGCTCAAGTTGGTGTCAGATCTCGAGACTCCTGTCTCAACTTTCATGAAAGTGTCCAAAAACGAGGATTTTGCGTTCCTTCTGGAAAGTGTGGAGCTTGGTTCTGCCTTCGGGAGACACTCTTTCATAGGCATTGGGAAAAGAGACGAGCTCGTGTTTGAAAAAGGGATTTTGAGATCTTCAAATCAGCATTTTGACCACACTTCTTCCCCTCTCAAATCAATCAAAGACTGGCTCGAAATCTACAGATACGAGATCAAGCACGAAGAGCTTCCTTCCTTTAAAGGAGGGGCGGTTGGATTCGTTAGCTACGATTACATATCCTACATAGAGAAGATAAAGGTCAAAGAGTCGATCTTTCCCACTTTCTACTTTGTAATACCTGAACATCTCATAATCTTCGATCACTTGAAAAACAACGTTTTCATAGTCAGCGAAAATCCAGAGGATCTCGCGGCAAAAATACTGAATCCCCTCGAGGATCATCCGGAGAAAAACACTTTCGTGACGGAGCCGGAGTCGAATTTCAAACGTGAGCAATTCTACAGGGCGGTTGAGAAGGCCAAGAAGTACATCGTGGAGGGTGATATATTCCAGGTGGTCCTTTCTCAGTGTTTCACTTTCAAGACGACTCTGGATCCGTTCTACATATACAGGGCCTTGAGGATGAT
This sequence is a window from Thermotoga sp.. Protein-coding genes within it:
- a CDS encoding FmdB family zinc ribbon protein, coding for MYRYVCEECGYETTIIHGINESPKVICEECGARMKRTIGRVGIIFKGSGFYTTDSRKSERKKETATSSEKKD
- a CDS encoding diguanylate cyclase: MKRVLIVDDSKFWRLVVSDIVRKIEKDVETILAENGMEGLQKALKQRPDYFIIDYNMPDFSGIYLSVVLRECEMFRNSGIAILTGSSDTVNQFWAERSGANVFIDKGKKEEIESSLKAFLKQPYRSDKGCELEEIGNVFQIVENRLKREMLEKEILSYLRFTRDERYVVSLLGILFRYFSGFSAFRVLLLSTSEGRVYSLGKPAKKELLRGYLLSKMERPISPSFWSFHGVFSEEGVPSENSYHFVVKDGNSELGVILFEDVENQYLLNLALRNSTSSLSVLFRNLNDFRDYMVASETDSLTQLLNKRVIMKFLEESLRNKRKIAVAMLDIDDFKRINDTFGHPTGDEVLRVIGGMMREIVSAGKVGRYGGEEFMIVFETDDHDLVENTMNRIMKEVRNFDWKKIFSVEKRVTLSGGVAFSRENSSPAELVEEADRKLYEAKRSGKDRFVI
- a CDS encoding SPW repeat protein, producing the protein MSAKGWIILILAIWLIVSVLIPGISGSKGANLANFLIVGIIFLITGAVSLKDVKIAAWIVLLSGIWLIISAFIPGITGSKGAAITNGIIFGILNLIFSFYLKKKKE
- the tsaD gene encoding tRNA (adenosine(37)-N6)-threonylcarbamoyltransferase complex transferase subunit TsaD, giving the protein MRVLGIETSCDETAVAVLDDGKDVVVNFTISQVDVHRKFGGVVPEVAARHHLKNLPFLLKETFERVDPQTIDVVAATYGPGLVGALLVGLSAAKGLSISLKKPFVGVNHIEAHIHAVFLANPDLTPPFIVLMVSGGHTQLMRVNEDYSMEILGETLDDSAGEAFDKVSRLLGLGYPGGPVIDEVAKKGDPKKYNFPRPMLDEPNYDFSFAGLKTAVLYFLRREKDYRIEDVAASFQEAVIDILVEKTFRFARNLGIRKIAFVGGVAANSRLREKVHERAGKWRYEVFFPPLSLCTDNALMVARAGYEKAKRGIFSPLDLNADPNLNV